TAAGCagtcattttttataattttttcagtacAAATTTTCGCATTCTAGTTGACTGTAAGTCGAACGAAATTTTCGCGGGTGCATATCATTCGATGTGTTTACTGAGAACGCATCTTACCACAATCGATTTTGTACCTATTAGGCAGTTAATGTTTAGAAATTAATGGGTACGTTACGTcacattttcgtaatttttcaaggtttttgtacctgaaaaattcatatccCTTCGAATTCTGCACTTTCTAAGTAGTAGTACTATTGTAGTAGAAATGGACACGTCACACCAGTACcacattttcgcatttttttttattctgcaAAGTTTGAGAAAGCAGTTTGTATATTATTGAGAGCTCAATACCCCAAAATTGCACGAAATTTGAACTCAGCTCTTCCAAAAACCTGTAATCATGCGTCAAACGAAATTTTAATtggatattttaaattttaacaatgtGTGGGGTCCCGATCATGAGGAAGGGGAGATTATTGAGAGATTGTATTCGATAAGTAAGTGCTATTTGAAATCAGTACCTACAAAAACCTAACTAAGGATGcttgtaaatttttatcattgttTGGTGTAATGGAAGGAGGGGGAGGTCTTCGAGGAATAGGATTTAatagtaaatgaattttcaaaatcagtcctactcaaaaaaaacaatcaataacatgcgtcattttaaaatttttaatattttgatcaTATTTTGGACATCGGAAGGACTGGAGGGAGAGGGTGGGTTAAAaggataaaacaaaaaaaaatatattaaaattcAGCACCTTCGAATTGTAGTAACAATTGGCATATCATTTCACATTCACGATTTAAGCACTTTCCCCTCCTTCCCCCAAAGGTGTTGAGatctaaaaagaaaattacggtgatttttctctatctttgaATGGTaccctttcaatttttatattcgtGAAAACTTTAGCTTTCACCATCAATGTTCAACAAGGCTAGCCATCATCCCACCCCCTGAAAATATTTAGTCGAATGtataaaaagtacctatgtaagtaggagacatttttttcaccttaacATTATAAAACACAAATATGGAAAACCATTTAGTAATCTGTAAGCCAACATTAATTTCtcataatttcaattatttttagatCACGAAGTAAAAAAGGACAAAAGTAGTGCACGCGGCACGACAGACATCGACGAAATTATTAAAACCCTTCCCTTCAAGACTGTAACGAACTTCATTGAAACCGAAAGTAAATTGaacgaagatgaaaaattttgtaacacAATGGTACGTAAGTATGTAGGATTATTTCTACGAGTTAGACTGATATGCtcagataaattttatttcataacaTTTATCTATATGTCTGCTCTGGTCAAAATATTTCAGATCGATCTGTTACGAAACTTCGGCGGAACTACAAAAGAAGATTTCGTTAGAAATATTCTGAAAGCGTGCTTCAGCGGAGATGTTTGCAGAGGCGTCAATTTCacaggaaaaaatgataaagtaCAGCTTAAAGAAACGAGGTTTTACAGCTTAATGTTGGGTAAGAAGCGCCTATATGTACCCATAATTTATTTGCAAGTATTGGTCCTTGATTACttactttataaaaatgttgatcaCTAAATGTTACATTTTCCGAGTTTTTACataaattatcttttttttccaacattttatccaaaattcttcgaaaaaaaaaacattgcttttattTAAATGGCATCGCTGCTTTTATTCAGcgtttcgaattttatttttcaagatttgatgatttttcttttgaaatgtactTAGGGGTTTTCTGAATTTGacaggtattattatttttaaatttctcaattgtttttagtggattttctcctgttttgattgatttttacatccatcttgaattttggtggtgattttcttccaaaataattttccatgattattttcattttgatttttaccgaattttatcactttgaattctcgtgattttttcttgaaaattttcccttgagcttgtgtgattttattgctcaaatagtcgggaattcttgtgaatttttttcttcgccgatttggcgagttttcttttgaatttttgtagttttttcattATCCTgacgggtatgatttttttttttcaagtttttcgatgattttctcgGAATTTCCATTGGCgaagtttttccagttttttacctaaattttgactgcattttttttttattttagcattttttcttgagttttatacttttaaaaacaaatgattttttttgctcacatttttgtggaattgtgatttttttcatccaaaaaatcatgatttcatttaaattttgatatttttttttcgagaagggaGAGAAGCTTGTTCacgattttgatgaattttttttttgtttttattttcatattttgtgatGGATTTTTCTGCACCTTGATATCTTTTATTCGTCGATCCCTCTCTCTTGTCCTCTTCCCTTCCAGTTATGAGGGACGGTCGGAAGGTCCTCTGGAATTCCtctctttgaatattttttttcaagttcgaattatttttctctgttgaatCCGCTCTCCagttttgctagaaatttttcgatgattttgctcaaaaatttttcgattcatttccgaatttaatacctaattttaattctcgcgagttctctgttctgaattcttaatgattgaattttcgagagttttctattttcatcatttccaaaattttgttttgaattctgttgatttgtttttattcctaatttttttttttttaatttcatttcgacgaaaccttttttcttgaatgttgagatttttataaaattttctctcaattaagccccaaattttagtaattttttctgcttaaatttttgcgaaattccCCTGTTTACTTACAGATTGTTTCCCgagtttttgagagtttttttggactttgagacttgaagaattattcttttgaattctcatagattttattttccaatttttcgacgattttccccGAAGCTTCGTGTTTTCTTTTGTgtataaatttttgtgaagtttttgcaattttatagttaaatttgatgagttttttttttcaattattgcgATGAGTTTTTTCTTAAACTTTGGTgcttttactttaattttttcggtggagttattctattttcaatcgttttttttttttcaaaaatggtttttattcgaatttcgaggtttttatgttttttttttttttttttttttttgaaaaaaactgctatcaaaatttttgttacgttttgagtacaatccctgttTGGATATGgcttgatttgtttttttttcctcagttgTAGCTATGGAGAAGTACAGTTCCAATGATATTTCCGGTGTTGTTATGGAATGGATGAGAACGAAGGCATATAACTCGAAAAGAATCCCTAAAAAGAAGATAAATCCTACCACACCGAAAAAACAGCCTACTCCGAAAAGAAATCCTACTCCGAAAAGCAAGCAAAGAAATGCTACACCGCAGAAGGGAAAAACGCCATCGAAAGCGCACGCACGCCATCATTCTACGAAATTGAAACGTCTTCAAAGTTTCCGGAGTCGCATGGCTGCAAACATATCGAATTCTGCAGATGTTACAGTTCCAGATGAGGTTCCAGAATCATCGAGTTCAGCACAGTCGACTTCTTAATTATAGGTTTTCGTGGTATGGTTAATTTTTACTACTTCTCAAACTCGCGCGCGACAATAAAGGTACAGACATGAGAGGAGCACGAGTGTGAACCTGTGAAGGCAATCGTATTCGAGTTATACTTAACGAAGCACGTATGAATATCGAAATTGTTTCCGCAGTGATGGGCGATTATTAATCAGCCTAGAAAATAATATCTGAGCGTTGACAgaaatattcatttattttcttgTCAAAGCCATCAgaggcaatttttaaattttgataatgctCGCACTCATCTCATGCTCATACCTtaagttaatttttaatttttcttattctcCTACAGTCCTCGAACAATGTTGGTCCTCTTAATGTTTAAAGCTTATAgtaattttaagaaatgaaaaaaaaaaaaaaaattgaactgcaaactctgaaaatttttgaaaaatgttgatgaaatcTTGAAATGAGTGATTCGGCAGCTACaaagaaaagaattttttagATCTTTTTACTTACACATTTTGACAAGTCACTTTTGATAAAGAGTAAGACAAAAATGCGAGTATAGTTTTTGAGGGGAGGTGGTGCTAATAGTAGATGTAATTTGTTTAGGGATTAGTTCAGAAAATGTGAGCGCAGGTGTCGCGTTCTTTTGCGATTCACGTTATGTTCATAGTGgattcaggggggggggggtatacgTTATACACTGCACAACGTAGTCCTCCAGCGAATTAAAGGATGGGCTATACTGAACTTGACCGTAAACTTATTCCCTAAACTTAAGAATAAGACTGGTTTATACTGAACTTAATGTACGTTAACATAAAAGTTGTCTTTGTTCAACTTCTAGGATTAAgtttaaggttacggttaaattcagtatagcccctCCTTAATTGGGTACGATTTTTCGATCAGTATATTCCCTCCCTCTCCTTTCAATTTATTggaagtatatttttaaaattttaaaaactgaatcaTAATCtgtacatacataagtacatatagaCACATATATATTTCAATTACCAAATctattaaaacgaaaaatagcGCGAAAAGAAATTTGTCGGCCAAAAAATCAAGTGTCAGCGAAACGATAAATTATCAaacaatcaaaataaatttgcaCACAAAAAACAAATATATCTTGAGTATTTAAACAAacgaatttccagaaaattcaCACGACGAATAGAAATTTTGATGGGTACGTAGAAGTACTGAacaaaaagtgtatttttcaagaaGGCAGGAAATATTTAACACCtattaaattaattgaaaaattatgcaaaatctAAGAGAACATACATCTAATTCAACATTTGTGAGTCGGCATCACACGATTCTGGATCCGCCATTACACGAGGAATCATAAATGTGTTAGGCAGTTACTCGTATGTTACCACTCTTATGGGATTTTTGACGCGAACGCGTGTAGAAGGGAAACCCTTAGTTTTCGTGCTTCAAAGCAGATATTTGGGATGTAGCCCTATTCTTACAAAATGAGCGTTAGTTTTACGTTCTACAGTTCAGTGAAGCGAGGAAAATGAGAAAAGTGCAACGCAAAATGAGGGTATAAAATTGGCACAACaggaaaatttcttgaaaatttttagtctctTTAGTTTTTTGCATACCTCGGAGAGCCATACATCTTAGCAAAAATCTGGtgacattattttgaaatagaattaaattctctacaatttcgttgatttgaaattttttgctaggacgCACATCCCTGAAGTTGAAGTaacacgttgaaatttttttctaggatttTACTCATGTTACTCAAACTTCAAAGACGTACAGTTTTGAAACTAAGCGTCctagaaaataatttcatatcaacgaaattgtagagaatttaattatACTTCAGAAtaatgtcatcagatttttgctaggatgTATGGCTCGTCCGATTTATGCAAAAAACTAaagagactgaaaattttcaagacattttccGGTTGTGTCAATTTTATACCCTCAATTTGTGTggcaattttctcattttccccACTTCACGGAACCGTTGAACGTAAAACTAACGCTCATTTTGTAGAGGAAGAGTATAGGGTTACATCCTGTGTATCTGCTTCAAAGCAATAAAACCGACAGGACAGTTTTCCTTCTACACACATTTGCATCGAAAATCCcataaataatttgaattgaaatctgaaaaaattgaaatataattaaaattacctaattaaaataaataagtacctacagaGTGGCTAAAAAGTTAGTGttgattttcatatttcaaaaagtgttggttttttgtaaaaaaaaaaattgaaattcaagcaTCCTAGAAAGAAACTAATGACATTACAttgattggaaattcaattttctgcaattttctaTGACATTATTTTGCTGTATAATGCATTGTTGGGcttccagatcgatttttatgaaactcagtttgcaaattttgagtttcataaaaatcgatctggaagCCCAACAATTATATAGCAAAATAATGTCCtagaaaaaattgcagaaaattgaatttcaaatcgacgtaatgtcattagttttttacTAGGAtgcggtttttgatttttttttaccataaactaaagctttttgaaatgtgaaaatcagaATACTAACTTTTTAGCCACTCTGTATAAAAAAAACtatgttattaaaatttaaattataactaattcattcattttttattgttttggtCGTCATTTTCCAGTATAATACTCATTGATAGATGAGTTACAGCCATTTTTGAAGATGTATATTATGAaggtaattttttcccccaaaaaataagtacTGAGTAGCTAAAAAGTCAGTGTTGATTTTCgtatttcaaaaagtgttggttttttgtaaaaaaaaattgaaaaccaagcatcctagagaaaaactaatgacattacatcgattggaaattctattttctgcaattttcttTGACGTTATTTTGCTGTATAATGCATTGTTGGGcttccagatcgatttttatgaatctcaaaatttgcaaattgtgtttcataaaaatcgaacTGGTGGCGGAACAAAGCATTATATGGAAAAATGATGTTGAggaaaatggtataaaattaaatttccaattgacataatgtcattagttttttacCAGGAtgcggtttttgattttttttttacaaaaaactaaagctttttgaaatgtgaaaatcacaATACTGACTTTTTAGCCACtatgtatgaaaaaataaatataaataagtaAATCATGCGAAATTTGAACCGATCCAAGTCGTTTTGGCCGTGAAATCATCCGAAATTTGAATCGTTCCATGTCGTTTTGGTCGTCGTTTGCCCGAATAGTACTCGTCAATAGAATGATGAATTTCAGTTATTCAgcgcaaaaaaatgaatacagagTGGCTAAAAAGTCagtgttaatttttgtatttcaaaaagtgttggttttttgtaaaaaaaaaattggaaaccaagcatcctagagaaaaactaatgacattacatcgattggaaattttattttctgcaattttcttTGACATTATTTTGCTGTATAATGCATTTTTGGGcttccagatcgatttttatgaatctcaaaatttgcaaattgtgtttcataaaaatcgaacTGGAGGCAGAACAAAGCATTATATGGAAAAATGatgtcgaggaaaattgtagaaaattaaatttccaattgacataatgtcattagtttttaaCTAGGAtgcggtttttgattttttttaccaaaaactaaagctttttgaaatgtgaaaatcagaATACCAACTTTTTAGCCActctgtataaaaaaaaaaactatgttattaaaatttaaattatacctaattcatttatttttgattcgaaatttgaagCGATTCATGTTGTTTTGGCCGTCGTTTTGCAGTATAATACTCACTAATTGATGAATTACAGCCATTCTGCAGAAATTTTAACTGATTCGTGTGTTTTTTGAAGATGTATATTATGAAGgtaatttttcccccaaaaaataagtaagtactgAGTAGCTAAAAAGTCAGTGTTGATTTTCgtatttcaaaaagtgttggttttttgtaaaaaaaaaaattgaaaaccaagcatcctagagaaaaactaatgacattacatcgattggaaattctattttctgcaattttcttTGACATTATTTTGCTGTATAATGCATTGTTGGGcttccaaatcgatttttatgaaactgaaaatttgcaaactgtgtttcataaaaattgaactggAGGCGGAACATAGCATTATATGGAAAAATGATGTCGAggaaaatggtataaaattaaatttccaattgacataatgtcattagttttttacTAGGAtgcggtttttgatttttttttaccaaaaactaaagctctttgaaatgtgaaaatcagaATACTAACTTTTTAGCCActctgtgtaaaaaaaataaaaataaatataaataaataaataatcagAAATTTTAACTCTTTCCATTTATTTTCTACATTCGAAAACAAAGCACCGAGATACGCATTTGCCTTATGACCCTCGTATATTCCCTTCCTCTCCTTTCATTTATtgaaggaatatttttttaaattctaaaaatttaaccATAAGATAGtttgtacatacttacataagtACAAATGTACATAAACcattattttaattacaaattgtattgaaacgaaaaatagCGCGAAGACATTGCAAATAAGCCACACCTGTAATTCACTCCGGATATTATGTGCAAATAGGGTTATCTTTCACTTTGGCTATCGAAATCTGGTATACTTACTcgatttcaaattggaaaattaggTATACACAAACCATTAGCCAATCAGTTTTAGAGAACGAAAAAATGTGGTTGTCTAATGGTTtgtttatacttacctaattttccaatttgaaatcgAGTATACCCGATTTTGATAGGCAAAGTGAACGCAAACCTTATTTGCACATAATATCCGGAATGAATTACACGTGTACCTATTCGCAATGTATTcgcgatatttttcatttcaatacaaTTGGTAAATAAAGTATGGTTTATGTACATTTGTACTTATGCACATATGTACAAATTATCCGAAAGTTAATATGTACAttacaaaatgtacaaaaaggattttttttttaaattaaaatttcgaggaccttcaattcaaaaaaatataccttcaATAATTGAAAGCTTCAATAATGGGGGTATGACGAGATCGAAAAATTGTATCTAAGTATTAATTAATTCGCTTGACTGCGTCGCGCTGTGTATGACTATACCCACCAGCCAACTTCCGAACATAACGTGAATATCTACCTAGAAAATCTTTTCTCTAGATGGAAA
The sequence above is a segment of the Planococcus citri chromosome 3, ihPlaCitr1.1, whole genome shotgun sequence genome. Coding sequences within it:
- the LOC135840373 gene encoding uncharacterized protein LOC135840373 isoform X1 → MSTFLCSLNFRRMPYVVIQYINSDKEGRSEVVAVPENWIKENKLWCPLSTYVHTWRKSIEKQVDPKENWKSFDIVKTWKTTESLEEANKIADDLIAGEEEVSETSLIVPVQPNVERIHHPEHSYEAVLKELKKQRKFLEAIYHEVKKDKSSARGTTDIDEIIKTLPFKTVTNFIETESKLNEDEKFCNTMVRKYVGLFLRVRLICSDKFYFITFIYMSALVKIFQIDLLRNFGGTTKEDFVRNILKACFSGDVCRGVNFTGKNDKVQLKETRFYSLMLVVAMEKYSSNDISGVVMEWMRTKAYNSKRIPKKKINPTTPKKQPTPKRNPTPKSKQRNATPQKGKTPSKAHARHHSTKLKRLQSFRSRMAANISNSADVTVPDEVPESSSSAQSTS
- the LOC135840373 gene encoding uncharacterized protein LOC135840373 isoform X2, producing MSTFLCSLNFRRMPYVVIQYINSDKEGRSEVVAVPENWIKENKLWCPLSTYVHTWRKSIEKQVDPKENWKSFDIVKTWKTTESLEEANKIADDLIAGEEEVSETSLIVPVQPNVERIHHPEHSYEAVLKELKKQRKFLEAIYHEVKKDKSSARGTTDIDEIIKTLPFKTVTNFIETESKLNEDEKFCNTMIDLLRNFGGTTKEDFVRNILKACFSGDVCRGVNFTGKNDKVQLKETRFYSLMLVVAMEKYSSNDISGVVMEWMRTKAYNSKRIPKKKINPTTPKKQPTPKRNPTPKSKQRNATPQKGKTPSKAHARHHSTKLKRLQSFRSRMAANISNSADVTVPDEVPESSSSAQSTS